From the genome of Planctomycetia bacterium:
TCGAAGAATCACCGCAAGCACGTGCGCCAAATGGGCCGCCGGATGGAGGACCAAGGCGCGACGGAACTCGTGGTCGAGCGTGAAGCGAGCCACTCCGATGTGGCCCGGCTCTTGCGACGTGGTTGCGAAGTGGAAGACCGGAGTTGGAAAGGCGGCGCCGGCTCGTCGATTCTGCAAACGCCTGGGATGTACGATTTCTACCTGCGGCTCGTCCAGCATCTCGTGCAGACGCAAGGCGCGCAACTGCACTTCCTGCAGCATGGCGAAACGGACGCTGCGTTTCAGTTGGTCCTGGCCGGCAAGGGCACGCTGTTTCCGGCCAAGATCGCTTACGATCCCGCGCTGTCCAAGTTCAGCCCCTGGCAGATCCTGATGCACCGCTGGCTGGAATCGCTCCATGCGCAACACACGCAAGAAGGCGCGCCGTCGCTGGTTGATTTCTACGGCCCGTTGATGGATGCCTCGGCAAAATGGTCGACGCGGACTTATCCGCTGGGCAAGGTGTTGGCCTCGACCGCGGCGCGCGGCAGCACGACGTTGTTCAAAGCGATTCAATCCGCCAAACGCCTGAAAGCGAAATGGCGCCCCTGCCCGCCGGCGGTGTTGCCAGAGATTTATCCGTTGGCCGCGGGGAGCGACGGAAGCCAGGACGAGCGGCGCGAGAAACAAGACAAGAAGGCCGTTGGTCAGGCGTAAGGAAATCGAGACAGAAAAAGCCCAGGGAAGGCCACCATAGTCGTTGCTGCTAGTGACGACTTCGAGGGCCTTCCCTGGGCTTAGCGTGCTAAAGCGCGGTTTCCGTTCTCACTGCTTCACCTACTTGCTATTTCACCTACTTCACCTACTTCACCTACTTCCTTCTGCCCCATGCCGCTGCTGCATCGCCATCTCCGTTCCACTCAACACGATGGTCCGTTGACCGTCATGTTTGTGAATACTTCGTTGCCAGTCGGCGGGGCGGAGACGCTGTTGCTGAATTTGGTGCGGAGAATGGATCGCGAGCGCTTTTTGCCGGAGAT
Proteins encoded in this window:
- a CDS encoding GNAT family N-acetyltransferase gives rise to the protein MINLSLQTITSIDDLRSVAKSWDDLWWRSDVALPTCRAAALAMWLEQFAKDSQFHALVVSRDETFVGALPLVRTRWNGALHVARLPNNPWCVAGDLLIDRTTDSAAICELLAEGVRRGPWSLAMFDEVSLASPGWHVLLDALRTAGSEVDTRMRYLIGQVEIAGDWPNYESSRSKNHRKHVRQMGRRMEDQGATELVVEREASHSDVARLLRRGCEVEDRSWKGGAGSSILQTPGMYDFYLRLVQHLVQTQGAQLHFLQHGETDAAFQLVLAGKGTLFPAKIAYDPALSKFSPWQILMHRWLESLHAQHTQEGAPSLVDFYGPLMDASAKWSTRTYPLGKVLASTAARGSTTLFKAIQSAKRLKAKWRPCPPAVLPEIYPLAAGSDGSQDERREKQDKKAVGQA